The Heyndrickxia acidicola sequence GCATCCACGTGGAAACAGGAGAATTTGGCGCTATGATGGATGTTTCCCTTATAAATGACGGTCCGGTGACATTGATTATGGAAAGCAAAAAAGAGAGCTGAAAATTCAGCTCTCTTTTTTGATACATATAAAATGTTATATTAAGTTAATTATGTAACCAAAGAAGTCTCTGGCTAGCTATAGTTGAAGGGTTACGACTGGGCTTAATGTCCATAAGCCCAGTCGTCTAGAAGCTTAAAAGGCATACATTCAAGACGATTGTCTTATGTTTTTCTCCTAAGGCTGTGCGCCTTGCGCTTTTCTTAGTAATAATTGCTCATTTGAGCTGAATACCAAAAGAGTACATAAGATGTCTATTTAGGAAAAAATCCTATTTGAAATATTGGGTGACGCCATCAAGAATTCCGCTTGTCACACTTTCCTGGTACTCCACGGTATTAACCGTTTTTTCATCTTCAGGATTGCTTAAATAACCAAGCTCAAGCAGGACAGCCGGCTGAGGGTTTTCCCGAATGACATGGAAATCTCCGAATCGGACTCCTCTGTCCGGAATTAATACATTTGCTGAAATTCCCTGGTCGATGGCTTCTGCTAATTGCTTCTGGTTTTGATGATTATAATAGGTAGTATGGCCTGAAACACTTGGATCGGAATCATTGTCAAAGTGAATGGCAATAAAAGCATCTGCATGGTTTATTACTGAAATGGCCACCCGTGCGTCAAGGGAAACATACTCATCCGAATTTCTCGTTAAAATGACGTTTGCCCCTTCATTTTTTAGCTTGCTGGATAATAATTCAGCGGTCTTCAGTGTCATTAACTTTTCCAGCGTACCAGTTACTCCTGTTGTTCCATTGTCGCTGCCGCCGTGGCCCGGATCGATCACAATGGTTTTTCCTTTAATGCCTTTTTTGGATTGTGGGGAATTCAGTTGGCTTGATGTGGAAACAATCCAGGAAGCAACATAGGCACTGCTTCCGTCTGGCAGCTTAATTTTATTCCATTGATTATTCTGACTTTCCATAGGAAATGTATCCCCGGTGTTTGCTCTGGCAACGACATCGGATTGGCTGGAGGGCTCAGCCCGTAAATTAGTCCCGTTATATAAAATCGTAACACTCCCGCTTTTTCCCATTCCTGCTGTATTCATTTGAGTAGCTGACTGGATATTTAGGAAATCCTTTGACACCCATCCGATGATCCTATTTTCCTGAATCTTGGCCCAATCACCATTTTCCGTGATTACAGTAACGTGCTGATTTAGGTTTAAAGAGGTTAAAATACTGGATTGGAGATCAGGGGTTTGCCGAACCCGTACTTGATCAGCTATTACTGTTGCGAAGGAGGCTGAATTGGAAGAGCTTCCTTTTATTGCTGAACTTACAAGCCACTCCGCGATCCATCCGGTATTGTTACCATATTTTACCTTAACCCATCCATTTTTTCGTTCAAGTATGGAAACGGCCTCTCCGTTACTCGCTGTTTGGCTGATTGAATAGTTCAGACCTGGACCTGTACGGATATAGATCCCATTCGAGTTGATGATTCCTTGTTCGGAATCGGCTTTTGTTTTGGCGTAATTATACATATTCCCTGCCGCCACAAGCAGAATGATGACAAGGAGATGCAGCATTTTCTTTCCCACCGGTACACCACCTTTTTTATTGTAATGACAGCCTTGACCATTATATATTCTTGAAAAAAAACAAAACTCCTTTTTTCATGAAAGAAAATAGGTCTTATGGGCAATGCTAATAGGGAAATTGGAAGAGCATTTATCCAATCGCTGAAAAAGGAGAATGCAGGATGAGATCGAATGAAAAGAAGCAAATGGTCCACAATGGCACCTCACACTTTTATGGAACCAGCTTTCATCATTTTATAGAGAGGGAGAATCAGATGACTTCTTTGGATCTGGCGTCAGAGTTTGGATTATCCCTTGCAGAAGTCCGCTTGCTAAAAAAGAAGCTTGAAAGGTCATAATAAATGATTAGGGGTTGACAACAGGTTTAGAGCCTCGTATCATTTATATAAATAAAGTGGCATCTTATACATATAACCGATGACAAAGAACAGTAATTAAGAAACACATGAAAGAGAAGAAGTGCCATAGGCTGAAAGCATTTCACATGATGTCTTAATGAATGAACACTTTAGAGGTTTCGCCCTGAAAAAGGATCTTTTTCTTTAGTAGGGGATGGACGCGAACAGGCGTTAGCTGTTAAGTGGAAGCAGTAGCTTCAATTAGGGTGGCACCACGGGATTCAAACTCTCGTCCCTTGTTTTAATGACAAGGGACTGAGAGTTTTTTTGTTTTTGGCGCTGTTAAAGCCTGTTGATCATTGCAGAAAAGCGCAAGACTTCTGCGGGGCAGGCTCAGTGCTCCTGAGCGGCCTAAATAGCGAATGCCTGCAGTGATGTTATACTGTTAAGCTAAACAGAGAATTGTTTTATATCGTTACATACTGAAGGAGGATTACCATGGCCATTCAAATTCCTCGTGGAACACAGGATATTTTGCCTGGAGAAGTAGAAAAGTGGCAGTATATTGAAGAAGTAGTGAAGGACATCTGCCGCAGATATCAATATAAAGAAATAAGAACCCCCATTTTCGAGCATACAGAGCTTTTTCAAAAAGGTGTTGGAGACACAACTGATATCGTCCAAAAAGAAATGTACACGTTTGAGGACCGCGGAGGAAGAAGCCTGACACTTAGGCCGGAAGGAACAGCATCTGTTGCAAGGTCCTTTGTCGAGCATAAAATGTTTGGAAATCCGAACCAGCCTGTCAAGCTTTACTATAATGGACAGATGTTTAGGTATGAAAGACCGCAAAAAGGACGTTTCCGCCAGTTTGTACAGTTTGGTGCAGAGGTACTTGGTGCACAGGAACCATCCATTGATGCGGAAGTGATTGCTCTTGCAATGGAGATTTACAGGGAACTGGGATTGAAAAATCTTAAGCTTGTTATTAATAGCCTTGGAGATAAAGAAAGCAGAATTGCGCATAGAGATGCACTCATCAGTCATTTTAAACCGCGGATTAATGAATTCTGTGGAGATTGCCAAAACAGGTTGGAAAAAAATCCGCTGAGAATTCTTGATTGTAAAAAAGACCGCGATCACGAACTCATGAAAACAGCCCCATCCATATTGGAATATCTAAATGAGGCATCTAAAGAATACTTTGAAAAAGTTTTATCCTATTTGACAGCACTGGAAATTCCATTTGAAGTGGATGCAACGCTTGTGCGCGGCCTGGATTATTATAACCACACTGCGTTTGAAATTATGAGCAATGCAGAAGGCTTTGGTGCGATCACTACTCTATGTGGAGGCGGCCGTTACAATGGTCTGATTCAGGAAATGGGCGGACCAGAGACCCCGGGCATCGGCTTTGCTTTTAGTATTGAGCGGCTGATTGCAGCCCTTGAAATCGAGGGCATTTCCTTTAACGATGAAACAAAAGTAGATTGTTATATTGTTTCATTAGGAGAGGAAGCGAAGGATTACGCAGTTGTATTACTCCAGCAGCTACGCAAAGCAGGCATTTCTGCAGAAAAGGACTACCTTGACAGGAAAATGAAAGCCCAGCTAAAAGCGGCTGATCGAACAGGAGCCAGGTTCGTAGCAATCCTCGGTGAGGATGAAATCAAGAAAAATGTCATCAATCTTAAAGATATGGAAACTGGCAGTCAAACCGAAATGTCATTAAGTGATTTTGTTTCTGAATTTAAGAAGATATCAACTGGGGAGGTATAAGGATGTTTGGACGTACTTATTATTGTGGAGATGTGACAGAAAAAAATATCGGAGAAACAGTTACTTTAAAGGGATGGGTGCAAAAAAGGCGCGACCTTGGCGGACTTATTTTTATTGATTTAAGAGACCGTGCTGGAATCGTGCAAATTGTTTTTAATCCGGATGTTTCAGAACAAGCATTAAAAATTGCGGAAAAGGCAAGAAATGAGTTTGTTCTGGATGTTAAAGGAACCGTTGTAGCACGTGAAGAGGGAACCATTAACCCTAATCTCAAAACGGGCAGGATTGAAATTAAGGTTGAGGAGGCAGCCATCATCAATGAGGCAAAGACTCCTCCTTTTATGATTGAGAATAAAACCGATGTAGCTGAAGACATCCGCTTGAAATATCGTTATTTAGATCTTCGCCGCCCGGTTATGTTTGAAACCTTTAAAATGCGAAGCGATGTAACGAAATCCTTCCGCAGTTTTCTGGACGGTGAAGGGTTTCTGGATGTTGAGACACCAATGCTTACTAAAAGCACTCCTGAAGGAGCACGTGACTATTTAGTGCCAAGCCGTGTGCATCCTGGAGAGTTCTATGCCTTGCCTCAGTCCCCGCAGCTTTTTAAACAAATGTTGATGGTTGCAGGATTTGATAAGTACTATCAAATTGCCCGATGTTTCCGTGATGAAGATTTGCGCGCTGACCGCCAGCCGGAATTTACCCAAATTGATATCGAAACAAGCTTCTACAGCCAGGAAGACATCATGGATATGACGGAAAGAATGATGAAACGTTTGTTAAAGGATGTAAAAGGAATAGATCTTCCAACTCCGCTGCCTCGTCTAACCTATGATGAAGCAATGAGCCGTTATGGATCCGATAAGCCGGATACTCGTTTTGGAATGGAATTAGTCGACCTCTCTGAATTGGTCAAAAATTCAGGATTTAAAGTATTTGCTGCTGCTGTTGCAGGTGGAGGCCAAGTAAAAGCCATCAATGTAAAAGGGGCAAGCGATAAATATTCACGAAAAGATATTGACGCATTAACTGAGTTTGCAGGGGTTTATGGTGCGAAGGGTCTTGCTTGGTTAAAAGCTGAAGCTCATGAGTTAAAAGGACCGATTGCCAAATTCTTTGGAGAAGAAGAACTCAAGCATTTAAGAGAAGTAATGGGCGCAGAAGCCGGTGACCTTCTCCTTTTCGTCGCTGATAAAAAGTCTGTTGTGGCAGATGCACTAGGTGCATTGCGATTGAAATTAGCGAAGGAACAGGGCCTCATTGATGAAACGAAATTTAACTTCTTATGGGTGACTGATTGGCCGCTATTGGAATATGACGAAGATGCAGGCCGTTACTTTGCAGCCCACCATCCTTTCACAATGCCGGCAAGAGAAGATTTGGACAAGCTTGAAACAAATCCTCAGGATGTAAAGGCACAGGCTTATGACTTAGTATTAAATGGATATGAGCTTGGTGGAGGTTCTCTCCGTATTTATGAACGTGACATTCAAGAAAAAATGTTCAGCGTTTTAGGATTTACGAAAGAACAGGCACAGGAGCAATTTGGATTCCTGTTAGAAGCATTTGAGTATGGTACACCGCCGCATGGAGGAATTGCTCTTGGCCTTGACCGGATTGTTATGTTATTGGCAGGCCGTTCAAATCTCCGCGACACCATTGCTTTTCCAAAAACGGCAAGTGCAAGCTGTATGCTGACAGAGGCACCAGGTGGAGTGAGCGGGGCACAATTAGACGAATTACATTTAGCTCTTGCGATTAAAAAAGAGCAAAAGCAAAACTGTTAAGATAAACCGCTCAATTCAGGCAATCTTTTGTTTGTCGAGATTGGTTGAAAGTTTTCAGTTAATTTAGGTTGATAACGGGACAAAATAGTGGTAATATATCTTTAAGACGACGAGTCCTGATGTGTACGTTTTTTACACCCAATTGTTTTGACCGAACATGGTGTATACGGGAGTTTGGAGTTTTTGGATCGCATACATGCCTTTGTTAAGAGGACGTATAACATCTGAAACAGAACACCCACCTGCTGAAGAGCGGGTTCAAAACACTAGGGTTTGCAACGGCACGATTGGGTCTTGTCATTTTTTTTGCCTTTCACACCCTCTTTATATAGAGGGTTTTATTTTGTTTAAGTGGGAAAATAAAAACAAGCTTTCCTTATAGGTGTTATTAAAAGTTTTTTATTTAAGATTTTTTCTTTCAAAAAAAGCTACTATAGGAGAACGAACATATTTTCATGTGCAATGGTGCGAATTTGATTAGCATGACGGTCTCTGTTAAAGATTTATGCTGATTGAAGCAGAGTCGAGAGCCTCCTGCTTAGAAAAGCGAGTGCCTGCAGCGGATTCAACAGGCAAGACTAACGGAGCCAAAATAAAAAATGGATGTCTTCTTATCGAGAAGCTAATTAAAAAGGCTCCTCATTATTTAAATGGAAGAGGAACACGTAAAGGAGAGCGTGTTGAATTTTCCGTTGATTATGTTTATTCTTATCAAGGTAAAATAGATAGTTTGGAGATGATACATATGCTTCATCAGTTTTCAAGAAATGAATTAGCGATTGGAAAAGAAGGTCTGGATATTCTGAGCAATACAACAGTTGCCGTATTAGGGATAGGCGGTGTAGGTTCTTTTGCAGTCGAAGCCCTTGCCCGTACCGGTATCGGCCGCTTAATCCTTGTTGACAAGGATGATATTGATATCACCAATATCAATCGTCAGCTGCCTGCTCTTCTTTCTACAGTAGGACAGCCAAAAGCTGACCTTATGAAAAACCGAATCAAGGATATTAATCCGGATTGCGAAGTTATTGCGTTAAAAATGTTTTATACGGAAGAAACGTATGAAGAATTTTTTGACCTAAAACCTGATTTTGTCGTGGATGCATCTGATACGATTGTGTATAAAATCCACTTAATGAAGGAATGTTTAAAACGCGGCATACCGATTATTTCAAGCATGGGTGCTGCCAATAAGACTGACCCAACGCGTTTAAGGATTGCAGATATCTCAAAAACTCACACAGATCCTATTGCTAAAGTAATTCGGACAAGGCTCCGTAAAGAAGGAATTACAAAGGGCATTCCTGTCGTATTCTCTGATGAGAGCCCGATTGTGATTCGTGAAGATGTCAGAAAGGTTGTTGGAAACGAAAACGCGGAGATACGCAAGGCGAAGATGCCTCCATCATCCAATGCCTTTGTTCCTTCGACAGTAGGTTTATTTATGGCAAGCCATGTTATTAACACCCTTCTTAAAGAAATTGAAATTAAACGTGTAAAAGATAAATAGGAGCTGCAAGCTGCCTACTCAAACCGTCGTTTTGGCGGTTTTTTTATTGGGTTTGAAACTGGGCGGTTGATTTTATCTCTCATTGTCTATTCGCTTTTTTACTTTAAAGCACAAAAGGGGTCAGACCCCTTCTGTGCTTTAAAGCGATAAACCATTCTGTAATTGGATGAAATGGAAAAAAAGGAAAAAATTGTTGACGTGTATTTTTAGAGTGTTGTACCATGTTTCATGTGGTCCTGAACCAGGTCTCATTCAGAAAGATATCGGAGTAATTGTAATGGGTGGAGCTAAACACTTGAGAAGACGTGAAGTCTTAAGGTAGTCTAAAGAGGGTATTGTAAGGTTTTAAACACCCATTCATGATGTGGGAAAGAATAGGGGAGAGAGTAATGAAGCCTGTAGTAGAACTAAAAAATGTCACCAAAGTCATTAAAGGAAAGAAAATTATTGATTCATTGAGCTTTGATATTTATGAAGGAGAAGTATTTGGGTTCCTTGGACCGAACGGAGCCGGAAAAACGACCACGATTCGGATGATTGTCGGCTTAATGAATATTACGGAAGGCGATATTCTGATTTGCGGCAATAACGTAAAAAGCAGCTTTGAAAAAGCGCTTGGGAATGTTGGAGCGATTGTAGAAAATCCGGAGCTTTATAAATTCCTGACAGGCTATCAAAATCTCATGCAGTACGCAAGAATGATCAAAGGCATCACTAAGGAAAAAATTGATGAGGTAGTCGAGCTGGTGCAATTGAAGGAGCGTATTCACGACAAAGTAAGAACCTACTCCCTTGGTATGCGCCAGCGTCTGGGACTTGCCCAATGCCTGCTTCACGATCCAAAGGTATTAATCCTTGATGAACCCACTAACGGTTTGGATCCTGCAGGCATTAGAGAGATTCGTGATCATTTACGCTTTTTGACAAGGGAAAGGGGAATGGCCGTCATTGTATCCAGCCACCTGCTTTCAGAGATGGAAATGATGTGCGACCGTATAGCGATTATCCAATCTGGAAAACTTGTAGAAGTTCAAAATATTAGGGAGTTTGTTCAGGACTCAAAGCAAAAATATTATATTGAATTAGAGTTTCAGCAAGAGACTGATTTCTCATTTTTAACAGAGTTTCCTTTTGTAAAAAAAGAAAGCGGAATAGAAGTGGAAATGGAAAAAGAGAAAGTGCCGGACCTAATCCGCCTGATTGTTCAAAATGGACTGAATCTGTATGAAGTAAGAGCCGTATCAAAAACACTGGAAGAAAGATTTTTAGAGGTAACAAAAAAGGGGGGAGAACACAGTGCTTAATCTTGTGAAAAACGAATGGATCAAAATTTTTAAACGTCCCGGCACCTATGTCATGATTACGTTGATTATACTCGGGGTAATCGGTACAGGAATCCTTACAAAAATGTATGCTTCCAGCCATACACAGTCAGATGCCTGGAAACAGGATGCTATTGAGCAAGTAAAAAATGATCAAGATCTTATTACTGCAAGTCAAAAAAATCCTTCTTCCGTACCCAAGGATGAATTGCAGAATGCAAAAAAGGATTTGGAGCTCAATCAATATCGTTTGGATCATAATATGTCCCCGGATGAGAATTCGGTCTGGACCTTCATCAATGCTAACATTACGCTCATTTCCTTTACAGGCCTATTTACCATCATAGTTGCTGCGGGTATTGTAGCGAGCGAATTTAATTGGGGGACCATTAAGTTATTGCTGATACGCCCGGTTTCAAGGTTTCGTATCCTTTTATCAAAATACATAACCGTTATACTATTCGGGCTTCTGCTGTTAGCTGTTTTATTTGTTTTTTCGGGAATTATAGGAGCCATTCTTTTTGGAGGAGGGACTGCAAGCAATACTCACCTCGCATATGTCAATGGACATGTAGAAGAACAGAATATTATTCTTTTTCTTATAAAAACATATTTATTAAAATCAATCGATATTGTTATGCTTGCTACGATGGCGTTTATGATTTCTGCAGTATTCAGGAACAGCTCCCTTGCAATCGGAATTTCCATTTTTCTTTTGTTTATGGGAACGACAGTCACTGTAGCCATCGCACAAAAATACGATTGGGCCAAATACATCCTATTTGCCAATACAGACTTAACACAGTATTTTGATGGCAATCCAATTATATCCGGAATGACCATGGGCTTTTCCATTGTCATGCTTATCATTTATTTTGTAGTGTTCCATCTTCTTGCATTCGGGATTTTCACGAAGAGGGATGTAGCCGCGTAACCGAATATGAACAAATAACAGCCGCTGAAGGAGATCAGCGGCTGTTTTCACATAGAGTGTTGCTACTCGAACATAGGATAAATCCGTATGTTTATCTGTACTAGTGGCATCTTTTCGTAATCAATAAGTTATAATCCCCTTATCCTGTAATATTTCTTTTTTAAAAGCTTAGGAAAAAAGCTTATCGATTCTTATTTTTAAGCAGTTTGTCATAAACAATCGCAAGAGCCTGTTCAAACTTTCCGGTTTTCTTCGGTTCATAATAGGCTTTTCCTTTTAACGTCTCTGGTAAATAGGACTGTGCAACCCAGCCGTTTTCATAATCATGAGGATATTTGTATTCGATTCCTCTCCCCAGCTGTTTAGCCCCTTTATAATGTGCATCTTTTAGATGCAGGGGAACTTCACCGCTTTTGCCTGCTCTGATATCCGCAAGCGCCTTGTCTATGGCCACAATGGCAGAGTTCGATTTTGGTGATAAGCAGAGCTCGATAACTGCATTGGCAAGCGGAATCCTCGCTTCTGGAAAACCAAGCTTTTCTGCTGTTTCAATGGCAGCAAGGGTACGTGGACCTGCCTGGGGACTGGCAAGGCCGATATCCTCGTACGCAATAACCAAAAGCCTTCTGGCTATTGTAGGCAGATCCCCAGCTTCAGCAAGCCTCCCAAGATAATGAAGGGCGGCATTTACATCGCTTCCCCGAATCGATTTTTGAAACGCGCTCATGACGTCATAGTGGCCATCGCCATCCTTATCATGAGAAAAGCTTTTCTTCTGCAGACATTCTTCTGCTATTTCAACCGAAATATAAATGGAGCCATTATCATTTGGTTCCGTCGAAAGAACGGCCAATTCAAGGGCATTCAAAGCACTTCTCACATCTCCTCCGCTTGCCTGTGCAAAATGCTCCAAAGCACCTGGTTCCAGCTCTACAGAATATTTTCCAAGGCCTCTTTCTTCATCCTTCAGCGCTCTGACCAGTGCTTTTTCCATATCCTCGGTAGATA is a genomic window containing:
- a CDS encoding N-acetylmuramoyl-L-alanine amidase, translating into MGKKMLHLLVIILLVAAGNMYNYAKTKADSEQGIINSNGIYIRTGPGLNYSISQTASNGEAVSILERKNGWVKVKYGNNTGWIAEWLVSSAIKGSSSNSASFATVIADQVRVRQTPDLQSSILTSLNLNQHVTVITENGDWAKIQENRIIGWVSKDFLNIQSATQMNTAGMGKSGSVTILYNGTNLRAEPSSQSDVVARANTGDTFPMESQNNQWNKIKLPDGSSAYVASWIVSTSSQLNSPQSKKGIKGKTIVIDPGHGGSDNGTTGVTGTLEKLMTLKTAELLSSKLKNEGANVILTRNSDEYVSLDARVAISVINHADAFIAIHFDNDSDPSVSGHTTYYNHQNQKQLAEAIDQGISANVLIPDRGVRFGDFHVIRENPQPAVLLELGYLSNPEDEKTVNTVEYQESVTSGILDGVTQYFK
- a CDS encoding RNA polymerase subunit sigma-70, which produces MRSNEKKQMVHNGTSHFYGTSFHHFIERENQMTSLDLASEFGLSLAEVRLLKKKLERS
- the hisS gene encoding histidine--tRNA ligase → MAIQIPRGTQDILPGEVEKWQYIEEVVKDICRRYQYKEIRTPIFEHTELFQKGVGDTTDIVQKEMYTFEDRGGRSLTLRPEGTASVARSFVEHKMFGNPNQPVKLYYNGQMFRYERPQKGRFRQFVQFGAEVLGAQEPSIDAEVIALAMEIYRELGLKNLKLVINSLGDKESRIAHRDALISHFKPRINEFCGDCQNRLEKNPLRILDCKKDRDHELMKTAPSILEYLNEASKEYFEKVLSYLTALEIPFEVDATLVRGLDYYNHTAFEIMSNAEGFGAITTLCGGGRYNGLIQEMGGPETPGIGFAFSIERLIAALEIEGISFNDETKVDCYIVSLGEEAKDYAVVLLQQLRKAGISAEKDYLDRKMKAQLKAADRTGARFVAILGEDEIKKNVINLKDMETGSQTEMSLSDFVSEFKKISTGEV
- the aspS gene encoding aspartate--tRNA ligase; amino-acid sequence: MFGRTYYCGDVTEKNIGETVTLKGWVQKRRDLGGLIFIDLRDRAGIVQIVFNPDVSEQALKIAEKARNEFVLDVKGTVVAREEGTINPNLKTGRIEIKVEEAAIINEAKTPPFMIENKTDVAEDIRLKYRYLDLRRPVMFETFKMRSDVTKSFRSFLDGEGFLDVETPMLTKSTPEGARDYLVPSRVHPGEFYALPQSPQLFKQMLMVAGFDKYYQIARCFRDEDLRADRQPEFTQIDIETSFYSQEDIMDMTERMMKRLLKDVKGIDLPTPLPRLTYDEAMSRYGSDKPDTRFGMELVDLSELVKNSGFKVFAAAVAGGGQVKAINVKGASDKYSRKDIDALTEFAGVYGAKGLAWLKAEAHELKGPIAKFFGEEELKHLREVMGAEAGDLLLFVADKKSVVADALGALRLKLAKEQGLIDETKFNFLWVTDWPLLEYDEDAGRYFAAHHPFTMPAREDLDKLETNPQDVKAQAYDLVLNGYELGGGSLRIYERDIQEKMFSVLGFTKEQAQEQFGFLLEAFEYGTPPHGGIALGLDRIVMLLAGRSNLRDTIAFPKTASASCMLTEAPGGVSGAQLDELHLALAIKKEQKQNC
- a CDS encoding tRNA threonylcarbamoyladenosine dehydratase, whose product is MLHQFSRNELAIGKEGLDILSNTTVAVLGIGGVGSFAVEALARTGIGRLILVDKDDIDITNINRQLPALLSTVGQPKADLMKNRIKDINPDCEVIALKMFYTEETYEEFFDLKPDFVVDASDTIVYKIHLMKECLKRGIPIISSMGAANKTDPTRLRIADISKTHTDPIAKVIRTRLRKEGITKGIPVVFSDESPIVIREDVRKVVGNENAEIRKAKMPPSSNAFVPSTVGLFMASHVINTLLKEIEIKRVKDK
- a CDS encoding ABC transporter ATP-binding protein — translated: MKPVVELKNVTKVIKGKKIIDSLSFDIYEGEVFGFLGPNGAGKTTTIRMIVGLMNITEGDILICGNNVKSSFEKALGNVGAIVENPELYKFLTGYQNLMQYARMIKGITKEKIDEVVELVQLKERIHDKVRTYSLGMRQRLGLAQCLLHDPKVLILDEPTNGLDPAGIREIRDHLRFLTRERGMAVIVSSHLLSEMEMMCDRIAIIQSGKLVEVQNIREFVQDSKQKYYIELEFQQETDFSFLTEFPFVKKESGIEVEMEKEKVPDLIRLIVQNGLNLYEVRAVSKTLEERFLEVTKKGGEHSA
- a CDS encoding ABC transporter permease subunit produces the protein MITLIILGVIGTGILTKMYASSHTQSDAWKQDAIEQVKNDQDLITASQKNPSSVPKDELQNAKKDLELNQYRLDHNMSPDENSVWTFINANITLISFTGLFTIIVAAGIVASEFNWGTIKLLLIRPVSRFRILLSKYITVILFGLLLLAVLFVFSGIIGAILFGGGTASNTHLAYVNGHVEEQNIILFLIKTYLLKSIDIVMLATMAFMISAVFRNSSLAIGISIFLLFMGTTVTVAIAQKYDWAKYILFANTDLTQYFDGNPIISGMTMGFSIVMLIIYFVVFHLLAFGIFTKRDVAA
- a CDS encoding replication-associated recombination protein A, with amino-acid sequence MSVQPLAYRMRPKSIEEVVGQEHLVGEGKIIHRMVKAKQLSSMILYGPPGIGKTSIASAIAGSTQYAFRKLNAVTNNKKDMEIVAAEAKMSGKVILLLDEVHRLDKGKQDFLLPYLENGMIILIGATTSNPYHAINPAIRSRCQIFELYPLSTEDMEKALVRALKDEERGLGKYSVELEPGALEHFAQASGGDVRSALNALELAVLSTEPNDNGSIYISVEIAEECLQKKSFSHDKDGDGHYDVMSAFQKSIRGSDVNAALHYLGRLAEAGDLPTIARRLLVIAYEDIGLASPQAGPRTLAAIETAEKLGFPEARIPLANAVIELCLSPKSNSAIVAIDKALADIRAGKSGEVPLHLKDAHYKGAKQLGRGIEYKYPHDYENGWVAQSYLPETLKGKAYYEPKKTGKFEQALAIVYDKLLKNKNR